GGCCAGACCATTGTCTTTACGCAGATACAATTTGCCTTCGTTACTGGTAACAATACCAGCGGCATCTTGCCCACGGTGCTGCAAAACTGTCAGAGCATCATAAATGATCTGGTTGACATGGGTTTTAGCAACGATACCCACTATTCCGCACATGCGCGTATAACCTCAAACAAGCTTAATAATTATTGATTCAGAAGAGAAAGAGACATCACCTGATCCTTTGCACCCGGCAACGTTTTACGTGCCCAGTCAGCAACCGATTCAAGGTGTGGAATCAGCATCGACTCCTGCCACCAGGAGTCCTGTGGAACGAGCGTAAACTGCAAACCATAAACCGCGGCCACCAGAATAATCAGGCCACGTACACAACCGAATACCATTCCGAAAACACGATCAGTGCCACCTAAGCCAGTCATCCGAACGACCTCAACTAACAGGTGATTGATCATGGCACAGATCACCAGTGTGCCGGCAAACAGGATGGCAAAAGAGACGATCCAGCGCAGTGAATTAGTATCAATGCTGCCTTCAAGCAGCGTAGCGAGATTACCGCTTAACAGGCGGGCTACCAAAAAGGCAAGAATCCAACTGGCCAATGACAGGGCTTCTTTGACGAAACCGCGTTTCAGACTGATCAAACTGGAGATGGCTAATACTGCCACGATTACCCAATCAATTACCGCCATGCGAGCTGTGCCTCAGACACTGTGCTAAAGCGCGCAGTATAGCAAAGGCGCTGCTATCGAAGGAACCTGAAAAAGCTCTGGGAAGCTGAGAAAAAGTCGTCAATCAGGGTTGCATTCTCAGCGACTGCATCCGACCAAACAGTCAGATTTTTGATTTAAACCGTTTTATATGAATATCGCGTTGTTTCAGCTCTTTCCGGAGTGTTTGCTGCAGCGCTTCTATTTTACTTCGTTGCAATTCCGGCCCGACGTAAACCCGGGTCAGTGCGTCGTTGGCGAATTCCTGAACGTAGGCTTTATAGCCTTTGGTCCTCAACTTGTCGCGAAGCGCGTGGGCATTGCTCCGCTTTTCAAATGCGCCGAGTTGCAACGTCCAGGCATAAGCCAATTGCTGATCATCCAACGCAGCACGATCTCCCTTAGAACCGACAGCGGCAGGATCATCCTGCTCAACCACTCGCACTGGCGCCAGCTCGATCTCGTTATCAGCTTCTCCGCTGGCCAGTGTCTCTAAATCGATGCGCACGTGACGCTGGTTATCGATCGGCTGCCACGGTTCCATTGCCGGCATTTCCGGCACAGCTGATTGAAGTTGAATATGGGAACGAGATCCATCAAGCACGATAGGCATTGCAATACCCAGCGCCAGCACAGTGACAAAAGCACCCAGAATACGTTTTTTAAGGTGTTGTTCCATGCTCCGGAAGCCCTCAGTATCGCTCTTGCAAATAATTCAGAGCAGCTTCTACCGTGTGAAAAGAGCCGGCGATCAACCAATGTTGACCAGCCAGAGAGTCTTTTCGTAGCAACTGCGAAATAGCTTCTCCCACAGTAGCAAATTCCTCAGTAGCCAAACAGTCATTTGCTGCAGCAACACGTTCCGCAAGCTGCGCAGCTGGCAGGCCACGCCAACACTTCAATCCGGCTAACCAATAATTAGGCATTGGGGGTAGCGTATTAATCAGTGCTTCAACTGGTTTATCTTCCAACATGGCGATAATAGCACCATCGACAGAACCCAGACGTTCTGCAACATATGCTGCTGCCTGCTGATTATGAGCAACATCCAGAGTGAGCGTTAATTCTCCGCCCGCTACCGGTACAATAACGGTTTGTAAACGACCCGCTACCGAGGTACTTTTCACCACATCTGCAACAACGGCGCGGTTTGGTAAACGTCCAATGAGAGACAAAGCCTGAATGGCCGTCGCGACGTTATGGTAAGGGATATTCGCTTTTGGCAAGTTCCATTCCGCCTGTCCTTCGTGCGTCAAAAAACTCAGTAATAGCTCATTATCGTGCTCGACAATATCAAACTGCTGACCACGACCGCACCATTGCGCACCTAAAGATTCGGTTTGCTTTCTGGCAGTATGCGGCGGGTTAGGTTGACCACAGACCAAGTATTTCCCGGATCGGGCAACACCACACTTTTCGAATGCGATCTGCTCGACGGTGTCACCCAACCAAGCCTGATGATCCAAACCAACACTGGTTACCAGAGAAATATCAGCATCAACAATATTCACGGCATCCAGTCGTCCACCCAGACCAATCTCAAGCACACAGGCGTCTAAACCGGATTGCTGAAAATACGACAATGCTGCCAGCGTCCCGAACTCGAAATAGGTCAGACCGGCATCGGCACGCGCGACCTCAACCTGTTCAAATGAGCGAACCAGATCGGCATCAGAGATCAACTCACCATTGATCTGAACACGTTCGTTATAACACTGGATGTGTGGAGAGCTGTAGACACCCACCTTCATGCCCTGAGCCATGAGCAGATTGGCTAATAATGCTGAAGTCGTGCCTTTGCCATTCGTGCCCGCGACCAGAATCACCAACGGCGCCGGCTTAAGACAACGCAATCGCTCAGCCACAGCTTTAACGCGCTCAAGACCCAGCTCAATTTCGCTGGGGTGCAGCGACTCAAGATACTCGAGCCACTGATCTACAGTCTTTATCATCGTAATAACGTTCTATAGTGCAGATATCTACTGATCCATCGCCGAGCGCATTTCGCGCATCAGTTCCGTCACTTCAGCCTGAGCCTGCAGAGGATTGTCAGCATTCGCGGCAATACGATTAACGATGGCACTGCCAACAATCACACCGTCAGCTACTTTGGCAACCTTAGCTGCCGTCTCACCATTCGTGATTCCAAAACCGACGCCTACCGGCACGGAGACGTACTTGCGAATCCGTTGCAGATTATGAGCAACGTCATCAATATCCAGCGCTTTCGAACCTGTTACACCTTTCAGCGACACGTAATACACATAACCACTTCCGGACTGGCCGATTTTTTCGATACGAGCATCGGTTGTGGTTGGTGCAATGAGGTACACCATATCGAGATCTTTCGCTTTAAAGATATCTTCCACTTCGGCCGCTTCCTCTGGCGGCAAATCCACCAACAGAACACCATCGACCCCAGCCTCAACAGCCCGATCAACAAAGTTCGCGTAACCCATGGCCTCTACCGGATTCAGGTAGCCCATTAATACTACCGGGGTGTGGGCGTCTTTTACCCGAAACTGCGTGACCATGGTCAACACGTCAGTCAGGGACGTGTTGTGCTCAAGCGCGCGCTCGCACGCAAGCTGAATGGTTGGACCATCGGCCATCGGATCGGAAAACGGAACACCCAGCTCAATGATGTCACACCCTGCTTCTACCAAGGCATGCATCATTGGCACAGTGGCCTCTTTATTTGGATCACCAGCAGTGATGTATGGAATCAAAGCCTGACGGCTTTGCTCTTTAAGCGTGTTTAAAACGGTCGTAATACGGCTCATTATTTCAATTCCTACCAAGCACACTCTGAGCAGCTGTCATTTTTGCTGCCGGTCAGGGGCTACCCCAATGCAACCGACGGCAGGCAATATCCTTTTGCCTGCTTTGCAAAACAGATTCTTTCAGACTGGCTTATTAATGTTGTTCGATCAGGCAGTAATGCCATCCAGTGAAGCAATCGTATGGATATCTTTATCACCACGACCAGATAGGTTCACGACAATCACCTGATCCTTATCCATTGTTGCAGCAAGCTTCATGGCGTATGCAATCGCATGGGAAGATTCCAGAGCCGGCATGATACCTTCTAACTGAGTCAGCTTGTAAAATCCGTCCAGTGCCTCGTCATCTGTGGCCGCCACATAATTCACACGCTCCACGTCTTTTAACCAGGAGTGCTCAGGGCCTACACCCGGATAGTCCAGACCGGCCGAGATCGAATGCGTACCCATGATCTGTCCATTATCGTCTTCCATCAGATAAGTCCGGTTTCCGTGTAACACACCCGGACGACCCTTGCACAATGGCGCGGCATGATCATCACCATCGAGACCTAAACCACCAGCCTCTACGCCGTACATTGCAACGTCTTCGTAGCCAAGGTAAGGGTGGAATAAACCAATGGCATTTGAACCGCCACCAACACAGGCAACCAGTGCATCTGGCTGACGACCCAACTGCTCATCACACTGACGAATACACTCACGACCAATCACACTCTGAAAATCGCGCACCAGCATTGGGTATGGATGCGGGCCCGCAGCGGTACCAATCACGTAAAAAGTATCATCGACATTGGTGACCCAATGACGCATAGCCTCGTTCATGGCATCTTTCAGTGTTTTGGTGCCGGACTCAACGGCCTCAACTTCAGAACCTAACAGCTTCATGCGGTAAACATTCAGCTTCTGACGTTCGACGTCGGTAGACCCCATAAAGACCTTACACTCAAGACCGAAGCGTGCTGCAACAGTAGCCGAGGCAACACCGTGCTGACCTGCCCCCGTCTCTGCAATGATCTTTTTCTTACCCATAAACTTGGCCAACAAAGCCTGGCCAATCGTATTATTTACCTTGTGAGCGCCCGTATGGTTGAGATCTTCTCGTTTCAGATAAATTTTTGCGCCACCCGATGCCTGTGTCAGCCTTTCAGCAAAGTACAATGGCGATGGCCGACCTACATAGTGGGCTAAGTCGGTATCAAAGGCGGCCTGAAAGTCCGGATCATTGCGCAACTTTTCGTACGTGCTGTTCAGCTCATCCAATGCCGAGGTCAGGGTTTCTGACACGAATCGACCACCGTGAATACCAAAGTGGCCGCGCTCATCTGGCAGCGTTAAATCAATTTTGCTGTTTTTTGCTGTTGCTTGTTCTGGTGTGTGAGTCGACACGGTACACCTCATCTAAAAATGCGTTAATTTTGCGGCAATCTTTGATGCCCTTTTGTTCAACACCATCAACCGTCATTTCGACACCGCCACTGACATCAACGGCAAACGGTCTGACCTGCTTGATAGCATGGGCAACATTAGTGGTGTTTAGACCACCGGCAAGAATAATGGGTTTAAGCTCAGGAGCTTCTTCAGGAACAAGCGACCAATCAAAGGTTTCGCCAGTCCCCCCGGGAACACCGGGTTTGTAACTGTCTAGCAGTACTGCCAGGGCGCCTGGGAAGCGCACGCAAGACGCCACCACATCCGACGCTTGCCGGACCCGGATGGCTTTAATGTAGGGACGGTTGAATTGAGCACAGAAGGCCTCGTCTTCATCACCATGAAATTGAAGTAGATCAATTCTAACGGCATCGAGAACAGATTGCACCTGTTCCACCGTCGGATTCACAAATAGCGCGGTCACGGATACGAATGCCGGAACGTCGGCAACCACCTCGACCGCCTGCTCAACGGTAACAGCTCGGGGACTGGGCGGATAAAAGACCAATCCAATTGCATCAGCCCCCGCAGCAACGGCTGAATTAGCATCTTCAGCCTGGGTGAGGCCACATATTTTACTTCGAGTTCGCAGAGACATAAGAAAGTGA
The Saccharospirillaceae bacterium genome window above contains:
- a CDS encoding bifunctional folylpolyglutamate synthase/dihydrofolate synthase — encoded protein: MIKTVDQWLEYLESLHPSEIELGLERVKAVAERLRCLKPAPLVILVAGTNGKGTTSALLANLLMAQGMKVGVYSSPHIQCYNERVQINGELISDADLVRSFEQVEVARADAGLTYFEFGTLAALSYFQQSGLDACVLEIGLGGRLDAVNIVDADISLVTSVGLDHQAWLGDTVEQIAFEKCGVARSGKYLVCGQPNPPHTARKQTESLGAQWCGRGQQFDIVEHDNELLLSFLTHEGQAEWNLPKANIPYHNVATAIQALSLIGRLPNRAVVADVVKSTSVAGRLQTVIVPVAGGELTLTLDVAHNQQAAAYVAERLGSVDGAIIAMLEDKPVEALINTLPPMPNYWLAGLKCWRGLPAAQLAERVAAANDCLATEEFATVGEAISQLLRKDSLAGQHWLIAGSFHTVEAALNYLQERY
- the trpA gene encoding tryptophan synthase subunit alpha; translation: MSRITTVLNTLKEQSRQALIPYITAGDPNKEATVPMMHALVEAGCDIIELGVPFSDPMADGPTIQLACERALEHNTSLTDVLTMVTQFRVKDAHTPVVLMGYLNPVEAMGYANFVDRAVEAGVDGVLLVDLPPEEAAEVEDIFKAKDLDMVYLIAPTTTDARIEKIGQSGSGYVYYVSLKGVTGSKALDIDDVAHNLQRIRKYVSVPVGVGFGITNGETAAKVAKVADGVIVGSAIVNRIAANADNPLQAQAEVTELMREMRSAMDQ
- a CDS encoding CvpA family protein, coding for MAVIDWVIVAVLAISSLISLKRGFVKEALSLASWILAFLVARLLSGNLATLLEGSIDTNSLRWIVSFAILFAGTLVICAMINHLLVEVVRMTGLGGTDRVFGMVFGCVRGLIILVAAVYGLQFTLVPQDSWWQESMLIPHLESVADWARKTLPGAKDQVMSLSLLNQ
- a CDS encoding SPOR domain-containing protein → MEQHLKKRILGAFVTVLALGIAMPIVLDGSRSHIQLQSAVPEMPAMEPWQPIDNQRHVRIDLETLASGEADNEIELAPVRVVEQDDPAAVGSKGDRAALDDQQLAYAWTLQLGAFEKRSNAHALRDKLRTKGYKAYVQEFANDALTRVYVGPELQRSKIEALQQTLRKELKQRDIHIKRFKSKI
- a CDS encoding phosphoribosylanthranilate isomerase, which translates into the protein MSLRTRSKICGLTQAEDANSAVAAGADAIGLVFYPPSPRAVTVEQAVEVVADVPAFVSVTALFVNPTVEQVQSVLDAVRIDLLQFHGDEDEAFCAQFNRPYIKAIRVRQASDVVASCVRFPGALAVLLDSYKPGVPGGTGETFDWSLVPEEAPELKPIILAGGLNTTNVAHAIKQVRPFAVDVSGGVEMTVDGVEQKGIKDCRKINAFLDEVYRVDSHTRTSNSKKQQN
- the trpB gene encoding tryptophan synthase subunit beta encodes the protein MSTHTPEQATAKNSKIDLTLPDERGHFGIHGGRFVSETLTSALDELNSTYEKLRNDPDFQAAFDTDLAHYVGRPSPLYFAERLTQASGGAKIYLKREDLNHTGAHKVNNTIGQALLAKFMGKKKIIAETGAGQHGVASATVAARFGLECKVFMGSTDVERQKLNVYRMKLLGSEVEAVESGTKTLKDAMNEAMRHWVTNVDDTFYVIGTAAGPHPYPMLVRDFQSVIGRECIRQCDEQLGRQPDALVACVGGGSNAIGLFHPYLGYEDVAMYGVEAGGLGLDGDDHAAPLCKGRPGVLHGNRTYLMEDDNGQIMGTHSISAGLDYPGVGPEHSWLKDVERVNYVAATDDEALDGFYKLTQLEGIMPALESSHAIAYAMKLAATMDKDQVIVVNLSGRGDKDIHTIASLDGITA